The Pseudomonas sp. TH06 genome contains the following window.
TCGATGAATTTCAGGACGTTTCGCCACAGATCGTCTCGTGGATTCGCGCCAGTCTTGCCGAAATCCGTAGTCGTGGGCCGGCCATGCATGTCGGCCGGGGTGCGCAGCGTTCGTCGCTGCTGTGTGTGGGTGATGACTGGCAATCGATTTACGGCTGGCGCGGCAGTTCGCCGAGTTACTTCATGGAATTCACCAAGGAATTCCCGTCGCCGAGTACCACCCGGGTCATGCTCAGCGACAACTACCGCAGTCATCAACACATCATCGATGCGGCCGAGCACATCGTGCGGGCAGCACCCGCGATCCCCGGGAAGAAGGCCAAGGCCTGCGGCGAACCGAAGCCGCTACAGCCCGTCAATGTGCTGGAGCGCGACGACCAAGCCTTGGGTCTGCGGCTCGCCGAACACTATCGACAAGGCCATTCAATCTTGATGCTTTATCGAAAAAGCAGTGATAAGTCATTGATTGAAGAGCATATTCAGTCGGTAGTTAATGTTGATTCGAGCTTGCCGTACGAGGCCAGGCGCATTAAACAACTGACCTATCACAGTGCCAAGGGCTTGCAGGCTGACGCGGTGTTTCTCCTCGGAGACTGTCAGCACCTGACCAGTTCGCCATACAAAAATCAGGTCTATCGCATGGCCGGATTGGGTAAAAGCGGCGACAGCGAGCCGTATGACAGCGCGCAGAAGGACGAAATTCTGCGGCTGGCTTACGTTGGCATCACTCGCGCAGTCAGTCACTGTTACTGGTACGTCGAGCCGCAGGAGGTTCAGGCGGTGAACATGCCTCGTGCGTCTGATCGGGTGGCAAAGGGCAAGCCGTTCTTCGCCGATCACCGGTCCGAAAAAACGATGGCATGAGCCACAAAAAAGCCCGCAGCGCTGCGGGCTTTTTTCTTGTAAATCAAAAGCTTATGCGTAACTCCTGAGAGACTCTGGAGGAATGAACGCTTCGAGCTCATCCTCCACAGCCTCGATAATTCGCTCGACGTCCGCCGCATTCATCACCGTGGCGCACGGGATGCCGGCGATGGCGATCATGGTTTCGCCGCTGGCGCGATCAAACAGACGGGCGATCATGCTGCCCGGCGCGTCCATCGTTGCTTCGAAACCCATCGGGTGAAAATGCCAGCGCATCAATTGGCATGCGTTGGGGAACGTGACTTTGCTTGATCCTTTATTCATGTGTTGCCCGCCTTCTTCATCGAGCGCTTCCTTTTGCTCACGTTAGGTGGGAAGAGCCTTCATTGGCTCAACCGGTGACTGCCATTAA
Protein-coding sequences here:
- a CDS encoding DUF1652 domain-containing protein, with translation MNKGSSKVTFPNACQLMRWHFHPMGFEATMDAPGSMIARLFDRASGETMIAIAGIPCATVMNAADVERIIEAVEDELEAFIPPESLRSYA